In Hippoglossus stenolepis isolate QCI-W04-F060 chromosome 20, HSTE1.2, whole genome shotgun sequence, the following are encoded in one genomic region:
- the msra gene encoding mitochondrial peptide methionine sulfoxide reductase isoform X2, with translation MVMFGMGCFWGAERKFWSQKGVYSTQVGYSAGCTPNATYREVCTGRTGHTEVVRVVFHPERISFANLLKVFWESHNPTQGMRQGNDTGTTYRSAIYTYTELQLEEALASRDQYQQVLTEGGFGPITTEIAEVKPFYYAEDYHQQYLNKNPDGYCGLGGTGVSCPIGIKKKT, from the exons ATGGTCATGTTTG GCATGGGCTGCTTCTGGGGAGCCGAGAGGAAGTTCTGGAGTCAAAAAGGAGTTTATTCCACCCAGGTGGGCTACTCTGCAGGATGCACACCTAACGCCACCTACAGGGAGGTCTGCACAG GTCGAACCGGCCACACTGAGGTGGTGAGAGTCGTCTTCCATCCCGAGCGGATCAGCTTCGCCAACCTGCTGAAGGTTTTCTGGGAAAGCCACAACCCGACTCAAG ggatGCGTCAGGGGAACGATACTGGGACCACGTACCGCTCCGCCATCTACACctacacagagctgcagctggaggaagcCTTGGCCTCCAGAGATCAATACCAGCAG GTCCTGACGGAGGGCGGCTTCGgtccaatcacaacagagataGCCGAAGTCAAGCCGTTCTACTACGCTGAGGATTACCACCAACAGTACCTGAACAAGAACCCAGACGGATACTGTGGCCTGGGCGGAACCGGAGTCTCCTGCCCAATAGGAATCAAGAAGAAGACTTAG